GCGACAACCAACTTGCCGCCATGATGGTCGCTGATGACGCCTACGCGGGCTCGGAAAGTTTTTACAAGCTCGCCGATGCCGTCAGAGAGGTTTTCGGATTTGCATACACCCTGCCGGTTCATCAGGGGAGGGCCGCCGAACATCTGCTCGTCAAGGTCCTGCTGAAGCCCACCCAGGTTGTTCTCAACAATTACCACTTCCCTTCGACACGGGTTCATGTGGAAATCGCAGGATCCCGGATTCTGGACCTGGTTGCGGATCGCGCCCTGATCCCCGCGACCGATGAACCGTTCAAGGGCGACATTGACATTGTCAAACTCAAGGAGGCCATCAGGGAGTACGGTCCGGACAGGATCGCCTTCATCCGGATGGAGGCCACGACCAACCTGATCGGCGGTCAGCCGTTTTCCCTTCAGAACCTGCGGGCAGTGAAAACCGTCGCCGATGAAAATAACCTGCTCCTTATTCTGGATGGCAGCCTGATCGGTGAAAACGCCTATTTCATCAAAATGCGCGAGGCGGGGTACGCGGACAGGTCCATCAAGGAAATCCTCCTGGAAATGATGAAATATGTAGATATTTTTTACATGTCGGGCCGCAAAAGCGGGGGTGCACGGGGTGGACTCATCGCGACGAACCACAAGGAACACTTTGACCACCTGATGACATGGCTGCCGGTCTATGAGGGCTTCTCGACTTACGGCGGCATGTCCACCAAGGAAATCGAAGCCATGGCGGTGGGACTGGTGGAAATGACCCAGACCGAAGTTGCCGGCAGCAGCCCGGAGTTCATACAGTATTTTACGGAACGTCTCCAGAATGATGGCGTACCCGTTGTGACCCCCCCGGGGGGGCTTGCCTGTCATGTTGACGCCCGCTCCTTCCTCCCCGATATGCCGCCCCTGCAATATCCAGCGCAGGCCCTCAACGCGGCGATGTACCTGGTTTCCGGGGCGCGGGGCGTGGAACGAGGGTCCATGTCCGAAGACCGGGATCAGGACGGCAAGGAGATAACCGCAAGGATGGAACTGGTGCGCATCGCCATCCCACGGCGCAGTTTCACTCTCGGGCACATCGAGTATGTGGCGGATCGTGTCGTCTGGCTGCACCGTCATAAGGAGCTCATCGGCGGACTCAGGTTTGTGGAAGAACCGCCGGTAATGCGCTTTTTCTTCGGCAGGCTTGAGCCTGTGGGGAATGACTGGGGCGCGACCTTGGTGGACGCGTTCAAGGCCGATTTCGGGGATGTGTGATAGCATCATACCTTTCAGCTAAAAACCATCCTGCTTGTCCCCGTGGGTACGTCAAAGGAAGGAGGATGCTGAAAGCGTTTTTTGCGATCCGTTGTGCAATCCCATGGGGTCCCCTCATATGTATCAGGGTCGACACCCAGGCTCGCCGTCTCCGCCTCATTTCTCGAAACCAGGTCATATTGGGGACGGCGATCATTTGGATCCTTTGGTTCGTTCAGGAAAAATACCCGATAAATTTAATAATAACTGTGTATTGACAGGAAGAGATTTTTCTGGCGATGCTTCGAAGATTGCGATATAGCACGCGATATCCGGGCTGCGGACGTGTTAAAAGGTGTATGGAGCAGGAGAACCATGAATTTCGTTATACGGGCCGGTACGCAAAAAGACGCCGGGGAATGTGGCGCAATTTGCTTTGAAGCTTTTGCGACGGTTATGCCGCGTCACGGTTTTCCTCGATTGGTTCTATCCCCCGAAGCGGTAAAGGAGAATTTCTCAGACCGCCTTTCCCATCCGGGTTATCATGTTCTGGTTGCCGAAAGGGATGGAAGACTGCTCGGGAGCGTCGTCATCGATGAACGCTCCCTGATCGCCGGGGTGGGACCGTTGACGATCGATCCCGCGGTTCAGGACCGTAAGATCGGACGCCGCCTCATGCAGGCCGTTTTCGAACGGGAACGGGAACGTCGTTGTCCCGGGATGCGATTATGTCAGGACGCATATCAGAACAGATCCCTGGCCCTGTACGCGAAACTGGGTTTCGAGGTGCGCGAGCCCCTCGTCGTCCTTCAGGGGGCGCCGCCGGGTCTGAAGCTCCCCGGCTATACGGTGCGATTTGCCGGGATTGAGGATGTTGATGCGTGCAATGCCTTATGCCGACGTGTTTTTGGTTATGACCGTGGCGATGAGCTGCGGGACGCCGTGGAAGCCGGAACGGCAACTCTGGTGGAACGGGACAATCGGTGTAGCGGCTATGCAACGGGGGTAGGGTACAGCGGACACGCAGCAGGCGAAACCAGTGCCGATCTCAAAGCCCTGATCGGGGCTGCCGCACAAGTCAGCGGACTTGGATTCCTGTTGCCGAGCCGAAACGGGGAACTGCTTCGCTGGTGTCTGGGAGAGGGTTTCCGAATTGTCAAAATAATGACGCTCATGAGCGCGGGGCTTTATCACAGCCCGCAAGACGCTTTTCTTCCTTCCATTTCGGGCTAAGAGCAAAACAGAAATTCACAGACGATTGATGCCTGGAAGCGACAGGCCGGAAGGGCATCCTCAACGGGGCGTTTTTATTCCCCCTGACGATATTTCCCGTCTTCTATTCACTCCTGTACTGTCCGCTCAACTGGCCGCAGGCAGCAAGGATATCGCTCCCCTTGCTGACCCGGAGTATTGCCGTGTAGTGATGCTTTGCCAGGTACGACTGGAAGGCGGCGACGGCTTCCGGGGAGGGGCCTTTGAAGGGAGAGCCGGGGAATTCGTTGAAAGCGATCAGGTTCAGCTTACAACGGGTTCCCTTGAGGAGCCGAACGAGCCTGGCCGCGTCCTCCAGGGAATCGTTGACCCCGCCGATGAGGATGTATTCGAAGGTCACCATCCTCCGCCCCGGCATGTGATAGTCCCTGCAGGCGGCGAACAGTTCCGCCAGGGGATACTTTCGGTTTATGGGCATAAGATCGCTGCGGAGTCTGTCATCCGGGGCGTTTAGGGAAACGGCGATGTTCACGCAGATGTCCTCGCCGAGTTTCAAAATCATGGGGGCAATCCCGCAGGTGGAGAGGGTTATCTTCCGGGTGGAAAAGCCGAAGGCGTGGTCCGACGTAAGCACCCGGATTGCCTTGACCACGTTGTCGTAGTTGTCAAGGGGTTTCCCCATGCCCATAAGGACGATGTTTCTGATTTCCGGTCCTTCCGGCATGTTGGTTCGGAGAGCCATGACCTGGCCGGTGATTTCCGATGGCCGTAGATTACGGGTAAACCCCTGTTTTCCTGTCAGGCAGAAGCGGCAGCCCATGCGGCATCCGACCTGGGTGGAGACGCAGATGGTCCAGTGGGTTTTACCGGGAATAAGAACACTTTCGATATAATTGCCGTCATCGAGCCTGAACAGCACTTTTTTCGTGGTGTCCCCGGCTGTCCGGGTTTCGACGATGCGCGGGGTGTCAATGACCGCGCGGCGGGAAAGTTCCTCCCGGAACACGCGGGAAAGGGTCGTCATCTGGTCGAATGATGTGGCGCCCTGGCGATAAAGACACTTCAGTATCTGGCGAGCCCGGTAGCGTTCCTTCCCCAGTCCGGCGATGAAAGTCTCCAGTTCCTCGGGAGACATATCCTTCAGGTTGGGGAGTCCGGCATTTATCATTTACAGCAGTTCTTCCAGGCGTTGGGCGATGGCGTCGATGAACCCTTCCGTGTTGGCTTTCCGGTTGGCCGGGCTGGGTTCCGCGACGAGCAGGAGATCCCCTGTCATGGTTCCTCCCTCGACGGTGGCGAGAGCCGCCTTCTCCAGGCAGTCGGCAAACCATGTGACTTCCGGCGTACCGTCCAGCTCGCCCCGTTTGCGAAGCGCCCCGGTCCAAGCGAAGATGAGAGCCATCGAGTTGGACGACGTCTCTTCGCCGTTCAAGTGCTTGTAATAATGCTTCTGGACGGTTCCGTGGGCCGCCTCGTATTCATAGTATCCATGAGGGGAGACGAGCACGGACGTCATCATGGCGAGGCTGCCGTTGGCGGAGGCGATCATGTCAGACATGACGTCGCCGTCATAGTTTTTCACCGCCCAGAGAATGCCCCCCTCGGTTTTCATAATCCGGGCAACGGCATCGTCGATCAGGGTGAAGAAATATTCGATCCCCGACGCGTTGAATTTGCCCTTCCAGTTCTGCTCGTATTCGTCATCGAAGATTTTCCGGAAACGGGCGTCATAGATTTTGGAAATGGTGTCCTTCGTGCTGAACCAGAGATCGAGTCTCTGTTCCAGGGCATAAGTGAAGCAGGCCTTAGCGAAACTCAGAATGGATTCATCTGTATTGTGAATACCCTGAATGATGCCGGGGCCGGTGAATTCCTTGATGGTGCGGCGTGATGGTTCCCCGCCGCCGGCGGGTGTAAATACAAGTTCCGCCCTGCCCGGACCGGGGACCCGGATTTCCGTGTTGCTGTAAACATCGCCATAGGCGTGCCTGCCGATGGTGATGGGCTTTTTCCAGGCGGAAACCGCGGGGCGGATGTTTTTGACCACGATCGGGGTTCTGAACACAGTGCCGTCAAGCAGGGCGCGAATCGTCCCATTCGGGCTCTTCCAGGCCTGCTTCAGGCTGTATTCCCTGACCCGGTCTTCCGTCGGGGTGATGGTGGCGCACTTGACCCCGACGCCGTATTTGATGATTGCCCGGGCCGCGTCAAGGGTTACCTGGTCGTCTGTGTTGTCCCTGTGCTTGACGTGCAGGTCATAGTACTCCAGGGGGATATCGAGGTGGGGTAAGATGAGCTTTTCCTTGACGAATTGCCACATGATCCGGGTCATTTCATCGCCGTCCATCTCCACCAGCGTGGTTTTGACTTTTATTTTCTCCATGCCGTGTCCTTTGTTATATTTTCCCCCCATGATGAATCGGGAATTGTTAACCCGGCGGGCCGATTTGCCCTCCCGAATGATTCTTGGCTAGGAACGCAGATTCAGGGCGCCTCCGGCCAGGATCATGGCCTTCTGGCGATCAGACAGATCGTGGACAACTTCGAATTGCAGCCCCTTGGTGATGTCTCTGACGATAAGGGGACGACCCTCCGTGATAATCCTTCTGATATCCGGAATTTCCAGAGAATCTCCCTGGTCGATCCGGTCATAGTCCCCTTCGTTGCTGAAAGTCAGCGGGAGGATGCCGAAATTGACCAGATTGGCCGCATGGATCCGTTCGAAGGATTTGGCAATGACGGCCTTGACCCCGAGGTACATGGGACAAATGGCCGCGTGTTCACGCGATGATCCCTGACCATAGGAAAGTCCCGCTACAAGGAGGTTGTGTCCGCCCCTGTCCCGGATGTCTGCGGCGCGCTTCGAGAAGGCGGGATCCACGTTTTCAAAGGCAAAATCAGCGTAACGTGGGATGTTGGAACGGTACTTCATCCGATCACCGGCGGGGATGATGTGGTCTGTCGTGATCTTGTCGCCGATTTTCAGGGTGATCTGCCCCCGAATGTCCGCAGGGAGCTCGGTGTTTTTCGGTGGTGCGCCGATATTGGGACCCCTGAGAATTTCCGTGGCGGCTCCTTCTTCTTTTGATACCGGTGGGATGATCATGCCGTCGTCTATGTGAAAACGCGCGGGCATGACCACATCGGGGTAGGGTATGTCCAGATCACGCGGATCGGTGAAGACCCCGGTGATTACGGCCGCCGCCGCCGTTTCGGGACTCACCAGGTAAATCATGGCGTCTTTCGTCCCGGATCGGGCGAGGAAATTGCGGTTAGAGGTGCGGAGGGAGACGGCGGCGCTCCGGGGACTTTGACTGTTTCCAATACAGAAGCCGCAGGCATTTTCCATGAGCCTGGCGCCGACGGACAAAAGATCCGACAGGTAACCGTCCCGTGAAAGATTTTCCAGAACCTGCTTCGATCCCGGGGCGATGATGAAACTCACGCGGGGATGAACAACCTTCCCCTTGAGGATCTTCGCCACCGTAACCAGATCCTTGTAAGATGAATTGGTACAGCTTCCCAGACAAACCTGATCGACGGGAACGGCACCCATTTCCCTGACGGTGCCGATCTGGTCGGGGCTGTGAGGTTTTGCCGTCAGGGGTACAAGTTCGCCCAGGTCGATCGCGATGGTTCTGTCGTAAACGGCATCCTCGTCGGCAGCGAGCGGTGTCCAGTCCTGGCCCCGGCCCTGCGCTTCAAGGAAATTCCTGGTCATTTCATCGCTGGGAAAAATGGACGTGGTGACACCGCACTCCGCCCCCATGTTGGCAATCGTGGCCCGCTCCGGAACCGTTAAATACTGCAGAGCGCTCCCGCCGTATTCGAACACGTGGCCAACATTGCCCTTTGTGGAAAAAATCTCCAGAACCTTCAGTATGATGTCCTTGGCAGACACCCAGGGGGACAGTTTCCCTTCCAGGTTGATTTTGATGACCCGCGGACAGGTAAGGTAAAACGGTTCGCCCGCCATGGCCAGAGCCACATCGAGCCCCCCCGCGCCGATTGCTGCCATGCCGAGAGCGCCTCCCGTCGGCGTGTGACTATCGGAGCCGATCAAGGTTTTGCCGGGTTTTCCAAACCGTTCCAAGTGTACCTGATGGCAAATGCCGTTACCGGCCCGGGAGAGGTGGATCCCATACTTGCGGGCCACAGACTGGAGATAGCGGTGGTCGTCGGCGTTTTCGAAGCCGATTTGAACGGTGTTGTGATCGATGTAGCTGACCGAAAGTTCCGTTCTGACCCACGGGAGGTTCATGGATTCAAACTGGAGATAGGCCATCGTTCCCGTTGCGTCCTGGGTCAGGGTCTGGTCGATCCGGATGGCAATTTCGCTGCCTGGGACGTAGGTGCCCGTAATCAGATGTTGCCGCAAAATTTTTTCCGTAAGGGTTTCAGTCATGATTGATTCACTTCTTCGACAGGTCTTCGTGTCCCGCCAGCTAAACGGTTGTGGCCTTGTTCGGCCGTTGTTTAGGAGATGAACACTATAGAAAGGCGTGGAATAAATCAATATAAAAATAGGAGAACAGGGGGGAGCGGGCTTGAAGAATCAATGGATCAGCCGGGAATAACCTCCGTTTCCAGAGTGAAGGGATCGACGGCCAGAACCCTACTTTGCCCATGTTGTTCAAAGGTGCGGGTGGCGATGCGGATCGTGTTTTCGAAGGCAAAAGGTAGAAAAATGGGCTGGTAATGCGCGATGGAGCCCGCCGCAAAAGTGACACCGAAAGGAAAAAACAGAACGAGGCAACAGAGGCAGAACACGGGGAAAAGCTTTTTTATAGCTTGTCCTCCAGCTCCTTGATTCGCACAGCCTTGATGAACCGTTTGTTATAGTAGGGCTCGTTAAGGCTGCTCACTCGAACTTTTTTGGATTTGCCGGAGGCGGCGTGGACGAATTCATTATTGCCGATGTAGATGCCGACATGGCTGATATGGTAACGCCGGGTATTGAAGAAAACCAGGTCCCCCACGGCGAGCTTGTCTCGAGAGACCTTCTGGCCCATTTGAGCCTGTTCTCGTGCTGTTCGGGGTAAATTAACATCAAAAATCGAATAGATGCGTTTTACAAAGGCGGAACAGTCCAGGCCTTTCAATGATGCGCCACCGAAACGGTAGGGAGCACCCAGGAACCCCTTCGAAATTTTCACCAGGAGTTGTCTTTCCTTGGAATCGTCCCATTTCCCAAGGAATCGAGGGAGCTGCTCCCCGTCTTCCTCGCTCAGCACGTCTTCATGGTTATCCGGGGGATTTTCTATTTCTTCCAAATCGTTCAGGTCGAAATGATCGAGGCTATCCATGCTTTCTGGATTTCCTTGATGCAGATTCGCCGGTTCCGGATAAGTGAGCCTGAGTTTCTGTCCCGGCCGGATCCGGTTGCTGCTGACCCGGTTGATCGCCTCCAGATCGCGCACGGAGACTCCCGTGACCTTGGCGATTCTTGTGAAGGTATCTCCTTTGCGGACCACGTAGGTTGTGTTTTGATGTTTATTGGAAGCCGCCCCCTGACAGGGGGTTTTTATTGATTTGGTTTTGTCCTGGGTAGGGATGGTGAGAACCTGATTGAGACTCAGTTTGTCGCTTTTGAGATGGTTGGTTTCTTTCAGGCTTTTTATAGAGACATGGTATCGTTTTGCGATAGCTGAAAGGGTGTCACCCTTTTTGATGCGATATGTTTCTGCTGAAGAGCCGTTTGTTGGTAAGCA
This DNA window, taken from Deltaproteobacteria bacterium, encodes the following:
- a CDS encoding tryptophanase, which gives rise to MFITLTDGRRIPMEMHRVKIVQKLNLLPASERLKCLRAVGYNTFLLPSREVFLDMLTDSGTNAMSDNQLAAMMVADDAYAGSESFYKLADAVREVFGFAYTLPVHQGRAAEHLLVKVLLKPTQVVLNNYHFPSTRVHVEIAGSRILDLVADRALIPATDEPFKGDIDIVKLKEAIREYGPDRIAFIRMEATTNLIGGQPFSLQNLRAVKTVADENNLLLILDGSLIGENAYFIKMREAGYADRSIKEILLEMMKYVDIFYMSGRKSGGARGGLIATNHKEHFDHLMTWLPVYEGFSTYGGMSTKEIEAMAVGLVEMTQTEVAGSSPEFIQYFTERLQNDGVPVVTPPGGLACHVDARSFLPDMPPLQYPAQALNAAMYLVSGARGVERGSMSEDRDQDGKEITARMELVRIAIPRRSFTLGHIEYVADRVVWLHRHKELIGGLRFVEEPPVMRFFFGRLEPVGNDWGATLVDAFKADFGDV
- a CDS encoding GNAT family N-acetyltransferase; the protein is MNFVIRAGTQKDAGECGAICFEAFATVMPRHGFPRLVLSPEAVKENFSDRLSHPGYHVLVAERDGRLLGSVVIDERSLIAGVGPLTIDPAVQDRKIGRRLMQAVFERERERRCPGMRLCQDAYQNRSLALYAKLGFEVREPLVVLQGAPPGLKLPGYTVRFAGIEDVDACNALCRRVFGYDRGDELRDAVEAGTATLVERDNRCSGYATGVGYSGHAAGETSADLKALIGAAAQVSGLGFLLPSRNGELLRWCLGEGFRIVKIMTLMSAGLYHSPQDAFLPSISG
- the rlmN gene encoding 23S rRNA (adenine(2503)-C(2))-methyltransferase RlmN, translating into MINAGLPNLKDMSPEELETFIAGLGKERYRARQILKCLYRQGATSFDQMTTLSRVFREELSRRAVIDTPRIVETRTAGDTTKKVLFRLDDGNYIESVLIPGKTHWTICVSTQVGCRMGCRFCLTGKQGFTRNLRPSEITGQVMALRTNMPEGPEIRNIVLMGMGKPLDNYDNVVKAIRVLTSDHAFGFSTRKITLSTCGIAPMILKLGEDICVNIAVSLNAPDDRLRSDLMPINRKYPLAELFAACRDYHMPGRRMVTFEYILIGGVNDSLEDAARLVRLLKGTRCKLNLIAFNEFPGSPFKGPSPEAVAAFQSYLAKHHYTAILRVSKGSDILAACGQLSGQYRSE
- a CDS encoding NADP-dependent isocitrate dehydrogenase, with translation MEKIKVKTTLVEMDGDEMTRIMWQFVKEKLILPHLDIPLEYYDLHVKHRDNTDDQVTLDAARAIIKYGVGVKCATITPTEDRVREYSLKQAWKSPNGTIRALLDGTVFRTPIVVKNIRPAVSAWKKPITIGRHAYGDVYSNTEIRVPGPGRAELVFTPAGGGEPSRRTIKEFTGPGIIQGIHNTDESILSFAKACFTYALEQRLDLWFSTKDTISKIYDARFRKIFDDEYEQNWKGKFNASGIEYFFTLIDDAVARIMKTEGGILWAVKNYDGDVMSDMIASANGSLAMMTSVLVSPHGYYEYEAAHGTVQKHYYKHLNGEETSSNSMALIFAWTGALRKRGELDGTPEVTWFADCLEKAALATVEGGTMTGDLLLVAEPSPANRKANTEGFIDAIAQRLEELL
- a CDS encoding aconitate hydratase, translating into MTETLTEKILRQHLITGTYVPGSEIAIRIDQTLTQDATGTMAYLQFESMNLPWVRTELSVSYIDHNTVQIGFENADDHRYLQSVARKYGIHLSRAGNGICHQVHLERFGKPGKTLIGSDSHTPTGGALGMAAIGAGGLDVALAMAGEPFYLTCPRVIKINLEGKLSPWVSAKDIILKVLEIFSTKGNVGHVFEYGGSALQYLTVPERATIANMGAECGVTTSIFPSDEMTRNFLEAQGRGQDWTPLAADEDAVYDRTIAIDLGELVPLTAKPHSPDQIGTVREMGAVPVDQVCLGSCTNSSYKDLVTVAKILKGKVVHPRVSFIIAPGSKQVLENLSRDGYLSDLLSVGARLMENACGFCIGNSQSPRSAAVSLRTSNRNFLARSGTKDAMIYLVSPETAAAAVITGVFTDPRDLDIPYPDVVMPARFHIDDGMIIPPVSKEEGAATEILRGPNIGAPPKNTELPADIRGQITLKIGDKITTDHIIPAGDRMKYRSNIPRYADFAFENVDPAFSKRAADIRDRGGHNLLVAGLSYGQGSSREHAAICPMYLGVKAVIAKSFERIHAANLVNFGILPLTFSNEGDYDRIDQGDSLEIPDIRRIITEGRPLIVRDITKGLQFEVVHDLSDRQKAMILAGGALNLRS
- a CDS encoding LysM peptidoglycan-binding domain-containing protein is translated as MTNRRIALWLGLLVLFMFCLPTNGSSAETYRIKKGDTLSAIAKRYHVSIKSLKETNHLKSDKLSLNQVLTIPTQDKTKSIKTPCQGAASNKHQNTTYVVRKGDTFTRIAKVTGVSVRDLEAINRVSSNRIRPGQKLRLTYPEPANLHQGNPESMDSLDHFDLNDLEEIENPPDNHEDVLSEEDGEQLPRFLGKWDDSKERQLLVKISKGFLGAPYRFGGASLKGLDCSAFVKRIYSIFDVNLPRTAREQAQMGQKVSRDKLAVGDLVFFNTRRYHISHVGIYIGNNEFVHAASGKSKKVRVSSLNEPYYNKRFIKAVRIKELEDKL